The Callospermophilus lateralis isolate mCalLat2 chromosome 18, mCalLat2.hap1, whole genome shotgun sequence nucleotide sequence CCCATCTTTCCATACAGCCTCAGGGCCTGTCAGTTCGAGTCCATCTACCTCTTCGTCTCCACTTCACAGTGGTATGAGCCACTGTCTTCTCTAAAGTCAGTGATTAACAGCTGCCTGTCTCCCACTTTCTCTTGTCACTTCCAACTTCCCCCACCAAGAATCCAGAATGACCTGTGAAAACTCCAGCTGACTCCAGTTGGCCGCTTCTTTGCCCTGCCCTGAGGTCCTTAGGCCAAGGCCCAGCGCCTTGCTTCCTCCTGGGTCTGCGCAGTTGTCTCCTGTGGCTGCAGTGGCGAGATAGGTGCCACAAAGCCATccccttacagttctggaggccccaggttgaAATCAAGGTGTCCGCAGGGCTGCGTTCCTTCTCGAGGCTCCAGCACAGCCCGTGTCTCCGCCTTCCCAGCTTCTGGAGACCACCTCATCCCTGAGGGaggcctctcctcctcctcctgcagagCCAGCAGCGGGGCATCTTCTGGCCTCTCTATGACTTGGACACTCACTCTCTCAGCACCCTCTTCCACTTATAAGGACCCCTATGATTACATCCGGGTCCACCCAGGTAACCCAGGCCAATATCCCATCTCAAAACTCTGAATTTGGTCACACCCATAAAGGGCCTCTTGCACATAAGGTCTCATTCTCAGGTTCCAGGACATGGACAACTTTGGAAGGCCATCACTATGCCTGTCACAGTGGTCTAGCCCCTGCTGTCCTCTCCAGCCTGATGGCATCCTGCTCCCCACTGGCCACACTAAGTCTCCTTTGACTCCACAAACCCTTCCTGCACCTTCTTACCTCAGGGCCTTGGCACCTGCTCCTGCCACTCCTGGAACCCTTGTCCCTTGCAGTCCACCTGGTCAGTTCATCTTCAGATCACAGCCCGAGTACCTCTACTCCAATGAGGCCTTCCCTAGTTGGTCCCAtcaccctccctcccctccctggaCGTGGCAACGTCAGGAGATACAACAGGGGCCCAATACACACGGCTGACCTAGTGCTGACCTCAGCCAGATGCTTCAActtggagcctcagtttccttgtctgcACAATGGGACGATGACATCTCCTCCCTCTGTGGGCTGTGGCCAGGATGAACACATCAGGACATGTGCAGTCGCTGAGAGCAGGGCTTGGGCACGGTGCTCCTGCACTGTGGTGGCCAATAATGTCTCTGACTGCTCTCCAGAGGACTGGATGGCTAGGAGATGGCCCTGAGGAGTCCATCCCTAGCCCTGGACTGAGAAGGGCCCGTCCAGATGCTATGCATCACACAACTTGATTTCCTGGAGTGCCCGGCGGTCCCTAAATACCATCTCAGGGGTTCTTGTGCTAGAGCGGCCCCAGGGATATTTGACACACAGAGGAGAGGCCGCTTGCAGACAGGTGAAGGTGCTGGCCTTGAAGATGAAGTGAGGCAGCCGTGGGGACCTGGAAGAGCAGGGAGCAGATCCTCCCCTGGGGCCTCCAGAGAGAGCGCCCTGCCCTCCCTGCCTCCGCCTTGATCTCAGGCTGATGAACTGGTcttggacttctggcctccagaaccagGAGCCCCAGTTCACACTGCAGCCCTGTGCACAGCAGTGACCCAGAGTGCCATGCGGGCCAGCACATGGTACCGATCAGTGCACTCAGGCCACGTGGAGAGAGAGGTGAGAGGGCCTTGGAGGCCCACCGCCTCACCTGTCAGGCAGAGAGGCCTCCCGCGCTGGGGTGTTCTAGATTGGGTGAAGACGGCGCATGAGGATAAAACGTAGAGAGCTGGTATGTAGTGAGAACGGGGTGTGTCATGGGGTGGGGTGCATAGCAAGGTGGGTAATGCCACAGAACGTGGCACTCAGGTGCTTGTGTGCAGGTGGGCCTTCTGATACACTTGAGGGTGTTGCAGATTCATCTTTCCCTGTGGGCAAAAGCAAACAAAGCCTGAGAAACCCTCTGCCAGACCTGAGGACCAGAGACCCAATGGTGATCATCACGTTGGATGTCCCTGGTGCTCAGGAAGGTCTGAACTGACAGGCCCTGTaaattcttttgtgtgtgtgtgggggggatggGTATTGAGAATTAAACTCagttactcaaccactgagccacatcccagccctattttgtattttatttagagacagggtctcactgtgttgctcagcaccttgctgttgctgaggctggctttgaactcgatcctcctacctcagcctcccaggtggcctggattataggtgtgtgccactgtgcccagctcccaCCTGAAATTCTAACCCTGCCCTGGCCCTGGAGCTGTGTGGGCCACTGTTGTCCCCATCTACCCAAGGTCCTACCTGACTCCCCCTGATCTTGCCCTTCCCCTCCTGCTGGGCAGATTCGGGTGAAGCCGGACAAGTCGGGCGTGGTCACTGATGGTGTGAAGCACTCCATGAACCCCTTCTGTGAGATTGCTGTGGAAGAGGCCGTAAGGCTCAAGGAGAAGAAGCTGGTGAAGGAGGTCATTGCTGTCAGCTGTGGCCCCTCACAGTGCCAGGTGTGCAAGGTCGCTGGGGGTGGTCTGgacccctgggtctgagggagagGGTCTTGGGTCCAGGTTTCCAGGTCCGTCTCATGACAGAAACCAcacgagcccctccttccctggcagGAGACCATCCGTACTGCCCTGGCCATGGGAGCAGACCGAGGCATCCATGTGGAGGTGCCAGCTGCGGAGGCAGAGCGCCTGGGTCCCCTGCAGGTGGCTCGGGTCCTGGCCAAGCTGGCCGAGAAGGAGAAGGTGAACCTGGTGCTGCTGGGCAAgcaggtaggtctccagctcctcCCACTCCACCTGATCCACTCAGGTAGGGTGTAAGGTGACACTGCTGGTGGTCCGGGGAGTTTAGACATTCCAGGTTGAGCAGCTCGGCCCTTGGCCATCTCCCTGACAGAGGTTGAGCAGGGGAGGGCAGGTCACTCTGGGTGTCATAAAGATCCCTTGGAGCCCTCTGAAGTGAGGCTGAAGCTCAGACACTGAGGATTTGGTGCAGGAGTTAGAAGGTCAAGGGGGAGGTGGGACCAAGGCCCCGGGGAGTGAGGGAGGGACAGTGCCTGGTCTGGCCTGGTAACACAGGTGAGGAACCCTGGAAGATCTTGTGACCACTACTCAGGGAGTGTGACAGCCAGAGACATCTGGGGGACACAAGGAGGCAGTCTCAGGAGACAGGTGTGGACTTGAAACAGAGACTTGGGCCTTTAGTAGGCACTGGGGAGCCACAGGGGCCTGTGAGCAGGAGGGAGTGGGGCCAGCTCAGTGCAGAAAGACCAGAGGATGGGCTGCGGTTGGAGGGGACACTGGAGGCCTGGCACTCAACTGAGGCAGGTGTTCCCTCAGGGCCCCAGGGACACTGCCTTCCTTGGGGTATCATCCTCGTATATCCCCTTTGAGACCCACCTGGTGGCCTTACCAGGGGAAGAGCACAGGTGGATGACAGGCTGCGGGGAGTGAGGGGAGAGGGAATGAGGCGTGGTTGCTGAGAAGGAAGGTCAGAGGCTGAGGTGAAGCAGGAGCGGAGGTGACAGGGCACAGGAAGCTCAGAGGGGTGGGGTTTCAGGGAAGAAGCGGAGCCAGGCAGATGTAGACAGTCCCTGGGCCCTCCCAGCCCTGCGGAAATCAGTAGAGAACAGACAGCTGACCCCAAAGAGAGGGGCCCAAGAGCAAATGAGTGGGCTGGGGCAGAGGCCACCCGAAAAAAGGCCAGGAAACAGGCCCGTGTGGCTCTGCCCAGGTCCCACATCTGCTCCCTGGCACGTGTTGGCAACCTGCTGTTTGAAGCCTGTGCATTTCCTGTGGCTCTGACTCAGTTCCTGGGGCTGGGGCCTCCCGCTGGGGAGATGCCAGATGAACTGGTCAGGGTGCTTTCAATCTGGGCAGCCAAATCACAGCTCACACTGGCCTTAGCCAGATAGCCGGTTCCTTAGCTCGTGTAACTCACGTGGTGCAGCCTGATCCGGGGTTATGTGTTAGCACCCGGCCCTGCTCCTCTGCCTCTGCTCATCTGCATCTCCAGCTCACATCCCACTGACTAAGTGACCCAGCAGAAGGCAGAGAGCCTCTTTCCCAAGCGCTCCACAGAGCTCCCTGGGCTGGCCACTGCCCAGCTTGAGTCACAAGCCCGTCCCTGAACCAGTCACAGGGGTCCGGGGATAGATGGTTCTCATTGGCCCAGATCTTGTTCATCCAACTTCCCCTGCTGGCTGGCTTAGGGCCTGGCTCACAGAGGCTTCTGTGAGTATTTGTACAGAGGGCAAAGATTTCCCTCTGGGAATGCTGGGGCACACCCGTGTTCCTGGACAAGCGACTGTTTACTCTGCGCCCATGTGAGGGACTGTTCTAGAGCAGGAGTCAGCACACCATGGCCCACGACATAACCTATTTATTTTGTGAATATGGTTTTGTTAGAACACCCGCACACGTTCATTTATATGTTACCTGTCACTCCTTGTGCAGTGCAAGGGCAGAGCTGAGAGGTCATGTCAGAGACTGGAAGACTCGCAGAGCCTAAAATGTTTAGAAATATAGAAAAAGTTTGCTGACCCCTGTTCTAGCAGAGGCCTGAATGGACATGAGAAGCTCCACTGATCGTAGTCTTCTCTCTCCCCCCACTAGGCCATCGATGATGACTGTAACCAGACAGGGCAGATGACAGCTGGACTTCTGGACTGGCCGCAGGTGGGGCTGGGTTGGGGAGCACAGCTGAGGGCCTCTCCCGGAGCTCAGCCTGCCTCGGGGCGTTTCCCTTGCCCTTCCCTCCTCCTGGGACCCTGTCTGCTCAGATGGCTGCATGgcttcctccctccctgcctctggaTCTCTGCTTGTCCACCCTGCATGAAATCCTCAGGTCCCCTCAGCCCTGCCTCTGGTCCCCATCTATGGCAGTGCAAGTAAATTTAGAATTATGCCAAGTAATTCTAAATCTCCCACAGCCACattgaaaatgtaaaaagaagccacaagccaggcacagtggtgcgtgGCCAGAACCCCACAgctcaggagctgaggcaggaggacgcaAGTTCCCGCCCAGCCCAGGCAActgagcgagaccctgtctcaaaataaaaaatgaaaaggactgaggatgtgggatgtggctcagtggtaaaccacctctggttcagtctccagtatcaaaagaaaagaaacaaaacagacaCGTTACTTTTTCTAATGTTTAATGTAATCCCATCATATGTAAAATGCTGTCATTTCAGCATGTAACCAATGTGAAAATACtgagatattttacattttttattcttttctgcaCCAAGTCTTCAAAATGCAGGATGTATCTTATATTTGCACCACATTTCAGTCCAGATGATGAATTTCATCAGAAATATTTAATTTGGACTTCTAAAGCAGTTCACGTGCCCACGTGGTGCCAACAGACTGAAATTTCCCAGTAACTGTGAGACTTAGGGCTTTTACAGCTCTGCCCACAGTGACCTGCACACATCTAAAGCGTGCAGTGGACAGGTTTTGACACAAGGACGCACACATCTCCACACTCATCATAATGTATCAAatatctgtttttaaattttaattaattaaaatctgAAGTTCCATTTGTCAGCTGCACCAGCCGCATTTCTTAGGTTCAGTAGCCCCTGGTGGCCAGCAGTGACCAGAGGGAACAGCACAGTTCTTGACCATTCTCCTCTTTAATTTTCTCCGAAGCATTTATCCCCACGTGAGCAGCCCCTGAAGTTGCCTTCCTCCCTGGTGCTGGCCATCCTCCCCACTGCCGTATATGTCCCCCAAGGCTGGGGTGATTGGTCGTGTTCACAGTGTGTCCCCAGAGCGTGGCTCACAGGGGCACTGGGTGAGGCTGCTTCTGTGACGCCCAAACTGTCACCTGAAAGATGAATCCAGTGAACGAGTGAAAGGAGGGAGCAGGTCAGCTAAGCAGAGGCGTGTGGGGTGTTGGCCAGCAGGGGAGGAAACGTGGATTCAGGCCCAAGCGGCCTCAGCCAGAGGATGGGGTCCCAGAGGGCCGTTTAAGGACCAAGGTGAACTCACCTTGTTCTGCTTTGGGCCGGTGGAGAAACCTCACAGAGCCCCTGGGGAGCTGGTTGCCAGCTTCAGGAGTTACTCTGTGGGTGATGGGCGCCTGTTGTTGAGCTGTGGCATGTGCCTCCTGGACTCTCTGAGATGCGATGGTTTAATACAGGTGAACTGCCTGGAGCAGGGCCCAGCACTCGCACACGCTCACTGTCATTACTGTGGGGACTCCTATCCAGCAGGGCCGGGGAAGTGGGACCCTCCTGGACTTCTGAGGTCCCTTTCTGTGGCTCCCTCCCCAGTTGTGCTGTGCAGGACTCCATCTTTTGCCACCCTCTTCCCTGACTCTGCTTATGGCATGACATACCCTGCTGAGGACCACTCTCTACCCGGCTTGGACTAACCTTGCCTGCTGTCCACACTCTCCCTCCCCAGGGCACATTTGCCTCCCAAGTGACACTGGAGGGGGACAAGTTGAAAGTGGAGAGGGAGATTGACGGGGGCCTGGAGACCCTACGCCTGAAGCTGCCAGCTGTGGTGACTGCTGACCTAAGGCTCAACGAGCCCCGCTACGCCACGTTGCCCAACATCATGGTGAGCACTCAACTCGTGGGTCACTGAGGGCCTAGGAATGGGCAGCACACTGCAGGCCCAGTGCCTCTGTCATGGATGGATTGAGGAGGGAAGGGCCCCAGGGATATCCCACCCAGAGGAAGGGATCACCTGGTCATCTGGCAGATAGTGGGTTTGCTGGTCATCTCTGCTAGTGATGAGG carries:
- the Etfb gene encoding electron transfer flavoprotein subunit beta, whose translation is MAELRALVAVKRVIDFAVKIRVKPDKSGVVTDGVKHSMNPFCEIAVEEAVRLKEKKLVKEVIAVSCGPSQCQETIRTALAMGADRGIHVEVPAAEAERLGPLQVARVLAKLAEKEKVNLVLLGKQAIDDDCNQTGQMTAGLLDWPQGTFASQVTLEGDKLKVEREIDGGLETLRLKLPAVVTADLRLNEPRYATLPNIMKAKKKKIEVIKAGDLGVDLTSKISVVSVEDPPQRTAGVKVETTEDLVAKLREVGRI